A window of the Zeugodacus cucurbitae isolate PBARC_wt_2022May chromosome 4, idZeuCucr1.2, whole genome shotgun sequence genome harbors these coding sequences:
- the LOC128921649 gene encoding uncharacterized protein LOC128921649, with the protein MFAKQLLDIGNNKVAMDTSTGFITLPTDFCHITDSKEELIQRVFPDIAQKFNNHNWLGERAILAAKNKDVEDLNAIIQNFLPGQLVSFKSVDTVMNQDDVVNYPTEFLNSLELPGLPPHNLQLKVGSVVIMLRNINQPRLCDGTRLAVKKLMNNVIEATIIKGKYKGEDVLIPRIPMIPTDLPFDFKRLQFPVRLAFAMTINKSQGQSLEVMDDRLEKEIIEFGATNVTGFRIVDTNRRFLH; encoded by the exons ATGTTTGCGAAGCAGTTGTTAGACATTGGAAATAATAAAGTTGCAATGGACACCTCGACCGGATTCATCACATTACCTACAGATTTCTGTCACATCACAGATtcaaaagaggagcttattcagcGAGTTTTCCCAGATATAGCGCAAAAGTTCAATAACCATAATTGGCTGGGTGAACGAGCAATATTGGCAGCGAAAAATAAAGATGTCGAGGATCTCAATGCAATCATTCAGAATTTTCTTCCAGGACAGTTGGTTTCCTTCAAATCAGTCGACACCGTTATGAACCAAGATGACGTAGTCAACTATCCCacggagtttttaaattcactggAATTGCCTGGATTACCACCTCACAATTTGCAGTTAAAAGTAGGAtcagttgtaatcatgctgcgtaacattaATCAACCTCGACTATGCGatggaacaagactggctgtgaaaaaGCTGATGAATAATGTCATTGAGGCAACAATCATAAAAGGAAAATACAAAGGAGAGGATGTCTTGATCCCGCGAATACCTATGATTCCAACGGATTTACCATTCGATTTTAAACGCTTACAATTTCCAGTACGTCTGGCCTTTGCGAtgacaataaataaatcgcAAGGACAGTCTTTAGAG GTAATGGACGATCGTTTGGAAAAAGAAATTATAGAATTCGGTGCCACCAATGTAACCGGGTTTCGCATTGTTGATACTAATCGTCGGTTCTTACATTGA
- the LOC128921650 gene encoding uncharacterized protein LOC128921650 produces the protein MSFLKRKSESLLRKLNLTPLSVEKIHSMDHAELSIRLEQLDRMQHQFDLTQSQLEEEDEFTPAFIRIKAAFTRELNKLDPLMSSTRNPTLHEQPSVIVMKQPKSRLPQLQLPSFGGAYIEWPNFFGMFQTVVHNDTDLSNLEKLQHLRSCLKDAAIATIQSLEMRDENYTIAINLLCQRFDNRRLIFQAHIQELFGLQRVSVDKKSGELRALVSHVRALHSLGTFEQIADCLLQYIAAQKLDAETHALWEEKVPTGELPSWTDMVSFLQRRCQTIENMTHAMVTKTPSTQVSNTKYRKNAFVISKSTPKGCAICHKHDHLVYSCPLFANLSPNDRWKEAKKAQICINCLKLGHQAHQCKSSTCRRCSLKHHTMLHFNHIHHSTPGPSVTSPSPPQPAALVTRTSNFRLPSTQSRSCTTECVLLATAIVFVRNSVGSLVPCRAILDSASQVNFITTRLANQLQLKRSKSSLSVSGIGDSGFIVNSIVNVTVQSAQNSFTANLESAITPTITDYQPNHPLEVSDWDVPANINLADPEFYKPQRVDLLIGASIFFDLLCIGQIRLKNNYILQKTCFGWIVSGGQNVSSKLSSYTASTTLAEYDTAQPSTNEILRPFWEIDNSFEPIRMTTREEIDCEAHFKANYSRLPTGEYSVRLPVKASISLLGDSYQQALRRFLTLERRLDRNKEVKSQYVSFMKEYLELKHMSLVSTPTPSVPTHFIPHHCVFKNESTTTKLRVAFDGSASTTTGYSLNDALMAGPTIQAKLADTLIRFR, from the coding sequence ATGTcgtttttaaaaagaaaaagtgaATCTTTATtgcgcaaattaaatttaacaccACTCAGTGTGGAGAAAATCCATTCCATGGATCATGCCGAGTTGTCAATCAGATTGGAACAACTTGATCGCATGCAACATCAATTTGATTTAACGCAATCTCAATTGGAGGAAGAGGATGAATTTACACCCGCTTTCATACGAATTAAGGCAGCATTTACAAGGGAGTTGAACAAGCTGGACCCATTAATGTCATCCACGAGAAATCCAACACTACATGAGCAGCCATCTGTCATCGTTATGAAACAACCAAAGTCTCGTCTACCGCAGTTGCAGTTACCATCTTTTGGAGGTGCATACATTGAGTGGCCGAACTTTTTTGGCATGTTTCAGACAGTTGTTCATAATGACACGGATTTATCAAATTTGGAGAAGCTCCAGCATCTTCGATCATGCCTAAAGGATGCTGCGATTGCCACCATTCAATCACTTGAGATGCGTGATGAAAATTATACAATCGCAATAAATTTACTTTGTCAAAGATTCGATAATCGACGTTTAATATTTCAGGCACATATTCAAGAGCTTTTCGGATTACAGAGAGTGAGCGTTGACAAGAAATCAGGTGAGCTACGAGCGCTAGTATCACATGTTCGAGCCTTGCATTCGTTGGGTACCTTCGAGCAAATAGCAGATTGCTTGCTACAATACATCGCTGCACAGAAATTGGATGCCGAAACTCATGCATTGTGGGAAGAGAAGGTTCCGACTGGCGAGTTGCCCTCGTGGACGGATATGGTCAGTTTCTTACAAAGGAGATGTCAAACAATTGAGAACATGACTCATGCTATGGTAACGAAAACACCTAGCACACAGGTGAGCAATACTAAGTATCGTAAAAATGCATTTGTCATTTCAAAGAGTACTCCAAAAGGTTGTGCAATTTGTCACAAACACGACCACTTAGTCTACTCGTGTCCTTTGTTTGCAAACCTAAGTCCTAACGATAGGTGGAAAGAAGCCAAAAAGGCGCAGATATGTATTAATTGTCTCAAATTAGGACATCAGGCGCATCAATGCAAATCGTCGACATGTCGTCGTTGCTCATTGAAACATCATACTATGCTGCATTTCAATCACATTCACCACTCAACACCTGGTCCATCAGTAACCTCACCTAGTCCACCACAGCCAGCCGCTCTCGTCACTAGGACATCGAATTTTCGCTTACCCTCAACTCAGTCACGCTCTTGTACAACTGAATGTGTGCTACTGGCAACCGCCATTGTCTTCGTTCGCAACAGTGTTGGATCGCTTGTACCATGTCGTGCGATCCTCGATTCTGCTTCACAAGTTAACTTTATAACAACGAGACTTGCAAATCAATTACAACTCAAGAGATCCAAATCATCTTTATCAGTTTCGGGTATTGGAGATTCAGGATTCATCGTCAATTCCATCGTCAACGTTACGGTTCAGTCCGCACAAAACAGCTTCACTGCAAATTTGGAATCTGCTATAACTCCAACAATCACCGATTATCAACCAAATCATCCACTTGAAGTTAGTGATTGGGATGTTCCAGCAAACATCAACCTAGCCGATCCTGAGTTTTATAAGCCTCAACGTGTGGACCTCCTCATCGGTGCAAgtatatttttcgatttattgTGCATTGGCCaaattcgtttaaaaaataattatattctcCAAAAAACTTGTTTTGGATGGATCGTATCTGGTGGTCAAAACGTATCATCAAAGCTATCATCATACACAGCTTCAACAACTCTCGCTGAGTATGACACAGCTCAACCGTCTACCAACGAGATACTTCGACCGTTTTGGGAAATAGATAATAGCTTTGAGCCCATCAGAATGACAACAAGAGAGGAAATCGATTGTGAAGCGCATTTCAAGGCAAACTACAGCCGCTTACCGACAGGTGAATATTCAGTTCGCCTGCCTGTAAAGGCCAGCATAAGTCTTCTTGGTGATTCGTACCAGCAAGCCTTAAGACGGTTTCTTACACTTGAAAGGCGTCTAGATCGTAATAAGGAAGTTAAATCGCAATACGTATCGTTTATGAAAGAATATCTCGAACTTAAACACATGTCGCTTGTATCAACGCCGACGCCATCTGTACCTACACATTTTATTCCGCATCATTGCGTGTTTAAGAAcgagagtacaacaacaaaacttagAGTCGCATTCGACGGCTCAGCATCGACCACAACTGGTTATTCATTAAACGATGCATTAATGGCAGGTCCTACCATACAAGCAAAATTAGCTGATACACTTATTCGTTTTCGTTAA